A part of Citrifermentans bremense genomic DNA contains:
- a CDS encoding radical SAM protein codes for MPPYAGFEQGPIRPPSEAESLLIRVNRNCPWNRCTFCSLYKKQRFSIRPVEEVIRDIDTVHHLIKQIAQGVPPQTLPGDHQGVLAAWSWYCGGMHSVFLQDADCLTYRPENLVRILRHLKERFPGVKRITCYARSESLARTPDAALRELAAAGLNRIHVGMETGSEALLKLVQKGVDKEGQVAAGLKVKGAGIELSEYFLAGLGGTELSLEHAEESAEVINRINPDFIRFRTLHIREGVELFPGSGDQKFRFASDQVLAREIGAFLAALDGITSAVRSDHGFNLFQEINGAFPAGKERLVAVPRRFLELEPDQRMLFQVGKRTGRLLRLDDLKRPDQVEPVRKFCRESGITAANVDERMHEMMQDRMRRGIYG; via the coding sequence ATGCCACCATACGCCGGATTCGAACAGGGTCCGATCCGCCCACCCAGCGAAGCCGAAAGCCTGTTGATCCGCGTGAACCGGAACTGCCCCTGGAACCGCTGCACCTTCTGCTCCCTTTACAAGAAACAGAGGTTCTCCATCCGGCCGGTGGAGGAAGTCATCCGCGACATCGACACCGTTCACCATTTGATCAAGCAGATCGCCCAGGGGGTGCCGCCGCAGACCCTGCCGGGGGACCACCAGGGGGTGCTGGCGGCCTGGAGCTGGTATTGCGGCGGGATGCACTCCGTGTTCCTGCAGGATGCCGACTGCCTCACCTACCGTCCCGAAAACCTGGTGCGGATTCTCCGTCATCTTAAGGAGAGGTTCCCGGGGGTGAAGCGGATCACCTGCTATGCCCGCTCCGAGAGCCTCGCCCGTACCCCGGACGCCGCCCTCAGGGAGCTGGCCGCGGCGGGACTGAACCGTATCCACGTAGGGATGGAGACCGGGTCTGAAGCACTGCTCAAGCTGGTGCAAAAGGGGGTCGACAAGGAGGGGCAGGTGGCAGCCGGGCTCAAGGTGAAGGGGGCGGGGATCGAACTCTCCGAGTATTTCCTTGCCGGGCTCGGCGGGACGGAGCTCTCCCTTGAGCATGCCGAGGAGAGCGCCGAGGTCATCAACAGGATAAATCCCGACTTCATCCGCTTCAGGACGCTGCACATCCGGGAAGGGGTGGAGCTCTTCCCCGGAAGCGGGGACCAAAAATTCCGCTTCGCGTCGGACCAGGTGCTGGCCCGGGAGATCGGCGCCTTCCTCGCCGCGCTCGACGGCATCACCAGCGCGGTCAGAAGCGACCATGGCTTCAACCTGTTTCAGGAGATAAACGGCGCTTTCCCGGCAGGCAAGGAGCGCCTGGTCGCTGTCCCGAGGAGATTCCTGGAGCTGGAGCCGGATCAGCGGATGTTGTTCCAGGTGGGGAAGAGGACGGGTCGCCTGCTGCGCCTGGACGATCTGAAGCGCCCGGACCAGGTCGAGCCTGTGCGCAAGTTCTGCAGGGAATCCGGGATCACGGCCGCCAACGTCGACGAGCGGATGCACGAGATGATGCAGGACAGGATGAGAAGGGGCATCTACGGCTAG